A genome region from Bacillota bacterium includes the following:
- a CDS encoding HIT domain-containing protein, which translates to MPCLFCRIIAKELPAKVLYEDDYVLAIADINPVAPVHILIMPKKHIARIDSPEAIDCTSALFSAVKQLVALHNLSDPGFRVVTNAGHAGGQSVDHLHLHLLGGRQLTWPPG; encoded by the coding sequence ATGCCCTGTCTTTTTTGCCGCATCATTGCTAAAGAGCTACCTGCCAAAGTTCTCTACGAAGACGATTACGTTCTCGCCATTGCCGATATAAACCCTGTTGCCCCAGTGCACATTTTAATCATGCCCAAAAAACATATTGCCCGCATTGACTCGCCCGAAGCCATCGACTGCACTTCTGCACTTTTCTCTGCCGTTAAACAGCTCGTCGCACTCCACAATCTCAGCGACCCCGGTTTTCGCGTCGTAACTAACGCCGGCCACGCCGGTGGGCAGAGTGTAGACCACCTGCACCTACACCTC